From one Streptomyces mobaraensis genomic stretch:
- a CDS encoding ribbon-helix-helix protein, CopG family has protein sequence MSLNLRLDDDRMAALRERARREGITPRAAALRAVDEYLSATDRRTRVRRTAGRQAEVWRELLDRLK, from the coding sequence ATGTCCCTGAACCTCCGCCTCGACGACGACCGTATGGCGGCGCTGCGCGAGCGCGCCCGCCGGGAAGGCATCACCCCGCGGGCCGCCGCCCTGCGCGCGGTGGACGAGTACCTGTCCGCGACCGACCGCCGGACCCGCGTCCGGCGGACGGCCGGGCGACAGGCGGAGGTCTGGCGCGAGCTCCTGGACCGGCTCAAATGA
- a CDS encoding type II toxin-antitoxin system death-on-curing family toxin — translation MTTTTTGYLTPDYLTPDDALVVAGCACAGDTEVVVRDAGGLASALHRPAAEMYGQEVHPELIGKAASLLQGLAVNHPLVDGNKRTAWLACVTFLALHGVELRRDVDAAERLVLDVTTGRVRDVAEVSRRLAELLAD, via the coding sequence ATGACGACCACGACGACGGGCTACCTGACCCCGGACTACCTGACCCCGGACGACGCCCTCGTCGTGGCCGGCTGCGCCTGCGCCGGCGACACCGAGGTCGTCGTCCGCGACGCCGGCGGGCTGGCGTCCGCCCTGCACCGCCCGGCGGCGGAGATGTACGGGCAGGAGGTGCACCCGGAGCTGATCGGCAAGGCCGCGTCGCTGCTCCAGGGCCTGGCGGTCAACCACCCGCTGGTCGACGGGAACAAGCGCACCGCCTGGCTGGCCTGCGTCACGTTCCTGGCCCTGCACGGCGTGGAGCTCCGGCGGGACGTCGACGCCGCCGAGCGGCTCGTCCTCGACGTCACGACGGGCCGGGTGCGGGACGTGGCGGAAGTCTCACGGCGGCTCGCGGAGCTGCTCGCGGACTGA
- a CDS encoding MFS transporter: MSTADSIPPPPDPASVTPSSAAPSPVASVTASPVASATAPPPDDEGGVLGRRYRGLTFGIISVISLIAFEASAVSTAMPIAARALDGIGLYAFAFSAYFTASLFSMALSGEWSDRSGPLGPLFTGIAAFGAGLVLAGCSQDMWMFVGSRFVQGLGGGMVVVSLYVVVGRAYPERLRAKILAAFSAAWVVPVLVGPVVAGSVAERLSWRWVFLAIPVLVLLPLLIMLPALRKLPRTDRGGSVDRRRVLLALAVAGGAGLLQYAGQDRTWLSLVPAAAGLALLAPSIVRLVPKGTFRAARGLPSVVLLRGVAAGAFLGAESFIPLMLVSERGLSATAAGLSLTGGGLAWALGSFTQSRSGLERHRNRLMGLGMVLVAASVALVPLVLVDGVPVWLVAVAWIIGGYGIGLTISSSGILVLSLSRPGEEGINSAALQLSDALGNIVLVGAGGVLFGAFGGATVAADGDAADTAAPPAAFVSVYVTLAAVALAGAWITTRLRPAAEGSPVREDGGPVSGAEAKTGTAPAR, translated from the coding sequence ATGAGCACCGCCGACTCCATACCCCCGCCGCCGGACCCCGCCTCCGTCACCCCCTCGTCCGCCGCCCCGTCCCCGGTCGCGTCCGTCACCGCGTCCCCGGTCGCGTCCGCCACCGCGCCCCCGCCGGACGACGAAGGCGGTGTGCTCGGCCGCCGCTACCGCGGGCTCACCTTCGGCATCATCTCCGTGATCTCGCTCATCGCCTTCGAGGCCAGCGCGGTCAGCACGGCCATGCCGATCGCCGCCCGCGCGCTCGACGGCATCGGCCTCTACGCCTTCGCGTTCTCCGCCTACTTCACGGCGAGCCTGTTCTCCATGGCGCTCTCGGGGGAGTGGAGCGACCGCTCCGGCCCGCTCGGGCCGCTGTTCACCGGCATCGCCGCGTTCGGCGCCGGCTTGGTCCTCGCGGGCTGCTCGCAGGACATGTGGATGTTCGTGGGCTCCCGCTTCGTCCAGGGGCTGGGCGGCGGCATGGTGGTCGTCTCGCTGTACGTGGTCGTGGGCCGCGCCTACCCCGAGCGGCTGCGGGCGAAGATCCTCGCCGCGTTCTCGGCGGCCTGGGTGGTCCCGGTCCTGGTCGGCCCGGTGGTCGCGGGGTCGGTCGCCGAACGGCTGAGCTGGCGCTGGGTCTTCCTGGCGATCCCGGTCCTCGTCCTGCTGCCCTTGCTGATCATGCTGCCGGCCCTGCGGAAGCTGCCGCGCACCGACCGCGGCGGCAGCGTGGACCGGCGGCGCGTGCTGCTCGCGCTGGCCGTCGCCGGCGGCGCCGGGCTGCTCCAGTACGCCGGGCAGGACCGCACCTGGCTCTCCCTGGTCCCGGCCGCCGCCGGGCTCGCGCTGCTCGCGCCGTCCATCGTCCGGCTGGTGCCGAAGGGCACGTTCCGGGCCGCGCGCGGGCTGCCGTCCGTGGTGCTGCTGCGCGGCGTCGCGGCCGGTGCCTTCCTCGGCGCGGAGAGTTTCATCCCGCTGATGCTGGTCAGCGAGCGCGGCCTGTCCGCCACCGCCGCCGGCCTCTCCCTGACCGGCGGCGGCCTCGCCTGGGCCCTCGGCTCGTTCACCCAGAGCCGCTCCGGCCTGGAGCGGCACCGGAACCGGCTGATGGGCCTGGGCATGGTGCTCGTCGCCGCGTCCGTCGCGCTGGTGCCGCTGGTGCTGGTCGACGGGGTGCCGGTCTGGCTGGTGGCCGTCGCGTGGATCATCGGCGGCTACGGCATCGGCCTGACGATCTCCAGCAGCGGCATCCTCGTCCTCTCCCTGTCCCGCCCCGGCGAGGAGGGGATCAACTCGGCCGCCCTCCAGCTCTCCGACGCGCTCGGCAACATCGTCCTCGTCGGCGCGGGCGGCGTCCTCTTCGGCGCCTTCGGCGGCGCGACCGTGGCCGCGGACGGCGACGCGGCCGACACGGCGGCCCCGCCGGCCGCCTTCGTCTCCGTCTACGTGACGCTGGCGGCGGTGGCCCTGGCCGGCGCCTGGATCACGACCCGGCTGCGGCCGGCGGCGGAGGGGTCTCCCGTCCGGGAGGACGGCGGGCCGGTGAGCGGCGCCGAGGCGAAAACCGGTACCGCCCCCGCCCGTTGA